In the Leptospira sp. WS4.C2 genome, one interval contains:
- a CDS encoding EF-hand domain-containing protein, producing MKKILTIFTSVAFLLTASVYAHDHDGHGKNAMAGDHFKKMDTNGDNKVSKEEWQKFHDGFFTELDKDADGSVTLEEMKTTRMEKREEKKTEMNDKAKEAKKKKDDKKKKTSE from the coding sequence ATGAAAAAAATTCTAACTATCTTTACCAGTGTTGCTTTCCTCTTGACTGCATCCGTTTACGCTCATGACCACGATGGTCATGGAAAAAATGCGATGGCAGGGGACCATTTCAAAAAAATGGATACAAACGGCGACAACAAAGTCTCCAAGGAAGAATGGCAAAAATTCCATGACGGTTTTTTCACCGAACTTGACAAAGACGCTGATGGATCAGTGACTTTAGAAGAAATGAAAACCACTCGTATGGAAAAACGAGAAGAGAAAAAAACAGAGATGAACGACAAGGCCAAAGAAGCCAAAAAGAAAAAAGACGATAAGAAGAAAAAAACTTCCGAATAA
- the mgtA gene encoding magnesium-translocating P-type ATPase: MQTNPNNSVWWQKTLNETLDSLVVSTTGLKSEEVAIRLKQYGNNQFKDYKEKPIWRQLLLRFRNPLILLLLFASVISAFMGEISNFIIISVLVLFSVLLDFIQEHKAGKAAESLRHSVSVQASVVRDGLTINIPVSQVVPGDLVLLSAGDMVPADGRILEAKDFFVKQALLTGETYPVEKHPGELDLRSNDITEAFNAVFMGTTAISGSAKVIVVNTGANTAMGAISDSLAITPPANSFELGTQKFGILILRMTVLLVLFVLLVNAILHKPWLDSFLFAVALAVGLTPELLPMVISVTLSRGALLMAKKRVIVKQLSSIQNLGSMDTLCTDKTGTLTEAKIKLERHINLTGEVSERVLELAYLNSFFETGLKSPLDEAILDHEEINVSLWNKIDEVPFDFERRRVSVLLDHSEKKYRMLVVKGAPEEIIRLCTSYETEKGTIQTIDPETKEKIYSVYTSLEKEGFRVLGIAWRQETMNHTHAVVSDESELILSGFAAFLDPPKESAKIALSSLNEIGITVKIITGDSELVTKHVCSELDIPVLGVLTGKEIDSIGDSALRFKVESTNLFCRMNPSQKNRIILALKQRGHTVGYLGDGVNDAPSLHSADVGISVDSGVDVAKEAADMILLDHDLYVLYEGVMEGRRTFGNIMKYIMMGTSSNFGNMFSMAGAALFLPFLPMLPTQILLNNFLYDISEIPIPLDEVDKEELKVPRVMDINFIRNFMLTIGPISSAFDFLTFYVMLVVLKANEALFQTGWFVESLCTQVLVIFIIRTRGNPIKSRPNRLLAIVSISIAAIGAILPFTQLGTYFGLVPPPMEFYAILASMVVIYLLVVETAKRIFYHFHSRK, translated from the coding sequence ATGCAAACTAATCCCAACAATTCCGTTTGGTGGCAAAAAACATTGAATGAAACTTTGGACTCCTTAGTCGTCAGCACTACTGGACTAAAATCGGAAGAAGTGGCAATTCGCTTAAAACAATATGGTAACAATCAATTTAAAGACTATAAAGAAAAACCAATATGGCGCCAGCTATTATTGCGATTTAGAAATCCTTTAATTCTACTCCTCCTTTTTGCGAGCGTTATTTCTGCTTTTATGGGTGAAATATCAAATTTCATCATCATTTCCGTCTTAGTTTTATTCAGTGTCCTTTTGGACTTTATACAAGAACACAAAGCAGGAAAAGCAGCAGAGAGTTTGCGGCATTCCGTTTCCGTTCAGGCAAGTGTGGTCCGAGATGGGCTCACCATCAACATTCCCGTTTCACAAGTTGTTCCTGGTGATCTTGTGTTATTGTCCGCAGGAGATATGGTTCCGGCCGATGGCAGAATATTAGAGGCAAAAGATTTTTTTGTCAAACAAGCTCTTCTCACCGGAGAAACTTATCCTGTCGAAAAACATCCAGGAGAACTTGATCTCCGTTCTAACGATATCACAGAAGCATTCAATGCTGTATTTATGGGAACCACTGCTATTAGCGGTAGCGCCAAAGTTATCGTTGTAAACACGGGTGCCAATACAGCGATGGGTGCCATTTCCGATAGCCTAGCTATAACTCCACCAGCTAACTCCTTTGAGTTGGGAACACAAAAATTCGGCATTCTCATTCTGCGTATGACTGTTTTACTTGTATTATTTGTTCTCTTGGTAAATGCAATTTTACACAAACCATGGCTTGATTCTTTTTTATTTGCGGTTGCTTTGGCAGTAGGGCTAACGCCCGAATTGTTACCAATGGTCATTTCAGTAACACTATCGCGTGGCGCACTCTTAATGGCAAAAAAAAGAGTCATTGTGAAACAACTTTCTTCGATCCAAAATCTAGGTTCAATGGATACACTCTGTACGGATAAAACAGGAACTCTTACTGAAGCAAAAATCAAATTAGAAAGACATATCAATCTTACCGGAGAAGTCAGTGAACGGGTATTGGAACTAGCCTACTTAAATAGTTTTTTTGAAACAGGCTTGAAAAGCCCTTTGGATGAAGCAATTCTAGATCATGAAGAGATTAATGTCAGCCTTTGGAATAAAATAGATGAAGTACCTTTCGACTTCGAAAGAAGGAGAGTATCCGTTTTATTGGACCATTCAGAAAAGAAATATCGAATGCTTGTGGTGAAAGGGGCACCAGAGGAAATCATTAGACTCTGCACTAGTTATGAAACAGAAAAAGGGACCATTCAAACCATAGACCCGGAAACAAAGGAAAAAATCTATTCTGTTTATACTTCCTTAGAGAAGGAAGGTTTTCGTGTCCTCGGAATTGCTTGGCGACAGGAGACGATGAACCATACACACGCCGTTGTAAGCGATGAATCAGAATTAATACTATCAGGATTTGCTGCATTTTTAGATCCACCTAAAGAAAGTGCAAAGATCGCCTTATCTTCGCTCAACGAAATAGGAATTACCGTTAAAATTATCACCGGCGACAGCGAGCTCGTGACCAAACATGTTTGTTCTGAATTAGATATTCCGGTTCTAGGTGTCCTAACGGGCAAAGAGATCGACAGTATAGGCGACTCTGCACTTAGATTTAAAGTCGAATCTACAAATCTATTTTGTCGAATGAATCCTTCCCAAAAAAACAGGATTATTTTAGCTCTAAAACAAAGAGGCCATACGGTTGGTTATTTAGGCGATGGAGTCAACGATGCTCCCTCTTTGCACTCGGCTGATGTTGGAATCTCAGTGGACTCAGGTGTAGATGTAGCCAAAGAAGCAGCGGATATGATTTTATTAGATCATGATTTGTATGTATTGTATGAAGGTGTTATGGAAGGAAGGCGAACTTTTGGCAATATAATGAAATATATTATGATGGGAACAAGTTCCAATTTTGGGAATATGTTTAGTATGGCAGGTGCAGCTTTGTTTTTACCATTCCTACCTATGTTACCCACACAAATTCTTCTCAATAACTTCTTGTATGATATCTCCGAAATTCCAATACCTCTCGATGAAGTGGACAAGGAAGAACTAAAAGTTCCCCGAGTCATGGATATCAATTTTATTCGGAACTTTATGTTAACAATAGGACCTATTAGTTCTGCATTCGATTTTCTAACCTTTTATGTGATGTTAGTTGTCTTAAAGGCAAACGAAGCCTTGTTCCAAACAGGTTGGTTTGTCGAATCTCTTTGTACGCAAGTTCTGGTCATCTTCATCATCAGAACCCGAGGAAATCCAATCAAAAGTAGACCCAACAGATTACTTGCCATTGTATCGATAAGTATCGCTGCCATTGGAGCGATCTTGCCCTTTACTCAATTAGGAACTTATTTCGGACTCGTGCCTCCGCCGATGGAGTTTTACGCGATTTTAGCGTCTATGGTTGTCATTTATCTTTTAGTAGTGGAAACTGCGAAAAGGATTTTCTATCATTTCCATAGTAGAAAGTAA
- a CDS encoding acyl-CoA dehydrogenase family protein — protein sequence MIANNYFSEDADLQVIFNQLLDWDSIIRETEGEGFFDHQTFIKTKNPRFEMAPSTKEEALELYTSSLDAMGDFFGKDVSQKSQTMDRNELKYSNGKVIFPKETIEIYEKFRNTGLMPYSISREAGGLAFPATVGALYAMLMARGDVSFCMTTTLLNLAQIVARFGTPEQIETYATKAATGECLFAMSLTEPDYGSDLNNVRTVAVKQDDGSYRLTGTKRFISQGCGLGDNPALLLTLARTGKAEGGARGLSVFIVKSQDVFVAGIEKKMGIHASPTCEIVYENTYGEILGEEGLGLTRYTAGMTNFMRLVSASGGCGGGAAAYYECVKYANERKQFGKPIGEIPAVAEMIHKIKRETNAMRLLTLETARVIDMYQHHQIRMEKANLEDREIRKDEKVKYWSTLASTLTPMAKYYSSEEGHKCTNLAVQVFGGAGYTEDYDISRMFRDSRINTIYEGTSQIHVRIATGAILAGMAGDGNFRKYLNSLKTEIPSPSKFLLEQERVLEESIREMRGIQEETKKETVAENLMIQMCRYICSLLYEKSIPKITDSDTKEVWLKDCRAYVIDSTAIAQSCLYRIQNFG from the coding sequence ATGATCGCAAATAATTATTTTTCAGAAGATGCTGATTTACAGGTAATCTTTAACCAACTTCTCGATTGGGATTCTATCATAAGGGAAACAGAAGGGGAAGGTTTCTTTGACCACCAAACATTCATTAAAACCAAAAACCCTAGATTTGAAATGGCACCTTCCACAAAAGAAGAAGCCCTGGAGTTATATACTTCGAGTTTGGATGCAATGGGAGATTTTTTTGGAAAAGATGTTTCTCAAAAATCCCAAACCATGGACCGTAATGAACTAAAGTATTCCAATGGGAAGGTAATTTTTCCTAAAGAAACGATAGAAATTTACGAAAAATTCAGAAATACGGGCCTTATGCCATACTCGATTTCTAGAGAGGCGGGGGGCCTTGCCTTTCCTGCAACAGTAGGTGCCTTATATGCGATGCTTATGGCAAGGGGTGATGTCTCTTTTTGTATGACGACCACCTTACTCAACTTAGCTCAAATTGTCGCCAGGTTTGGAACACCAGAACAAATAGAAACCTATGCTACGAAAGCCGCCACAGGTGAATGTTTGTTTGCAATGTCACTTACCGAACCCGATTACGGATCCGACCTGAATAATGTTAGAACTGTTGCCGTAAAACAAGACGATGGCAGTTATCGCCTAACTGGAACAAAGCGATTTATTTCTCAAGGTTGTGGATTGGGAGATAATCCCGCACTCCTTCTCACCTTAGCACGCACAGGAAAAGCCGAAGGTGGAGCCAGAGGTTTATCTGTTTTTATTGTCAAAAGCCAAGATGTATTTGTGGCAGGGATTGAGAAGAAGATGGGGATTCACGCCTCTCCTACTTGCGAAATTGTCTATGAAAATACTTATGGAGAAATTCTAGGCGAAGAAGGACTTGGGCTCACCCGTTATACAGCTGGGATGACAAACTTTATGCGTCTTGTCAGTGCTTCGGGAGGTTGTGGTGGTGGAGCTGCGGCTTATTACGAATGTGTGAAGTATGCAAACGAAAGAAAACAATTCGGAAAACCTATTGGTGAAATTCCTGCTGTAGCAGAAATGATTCATAAAATCAAACGAGAAACCAATGCAATGCGACTTTTGACTTTGGAAACGGCTCGTGTCATTGATATGTACCAACACCACCAGATCCGAATGGAAAAAGCAAATTTAGAAGATAGAGAAATCCGAAAAGATGAAAAAGTAAAGTATTGGTCAACACTCGCTTCGACTCTCACTCCTATGGCAAAATACTATAGTTCTGAGGAAGGACATAAATGTACTAATCTCGCTGTGCAAGTGTTTGGTGGTGCAGGTTATACGGAAGATTATGATATCTCCCGCATGTTTCGGGACTCGCGTATCAATACCATTTACGAAGGTACAAGCCAAATCCATGTGCGAATTGCGACTGGTGCCATCCTTGCGGGTATGGCGGGGGATGGAAATTTCAGGAAGTATTTAAACTCTCTAAAAACAGAGATTCCATCACCATCTAAATTTCTTTTAGAACAGGAACGTGTTTTAGAAGAATCCATTCGTGAAATGCGCGGCATCCAAGAGGAAACGAAAAAAGAAACAGTAGCAGAAAATTTAATGATACAAATGTGTCGGTATATTTGCAGTTTGTTATACGAAAAATCGATTCCGAAAATCACTGATTCCGATACAAAAGAAGTTTGGTTAAAGGATTGTCGTGCCTACGTGATCGATAGTACGGCCATTGCTCAGTCTTGTTTGTATCGAATTCAAAATTTTGGATAA
- a CDS encoding serine hydrolase domain-containing protein: MKQKINITLISLLLFVWVSSLVMANPVTTEVCPTPILNHDWEISNSIDSEFDKKKFCQLVREIGSEESELHSFVIERHGKLVTEVYNTRKDNPLNKRYGLRLPFDGETSFDVNTLHDVRSVSKSVTSLLFGIAIDKKIIEGLDFSVLSYYPELSIPSDDPRYEITLKHLLTMSSGLDWEEWRYGFLFSDETRLVWKKDIPRFVLDREVITKPGSKFKYNGGGTSLLSDILIKKTGKSLTVLAKEWLFDPLEIQNFEWVEDKNGRALAHAGLRLKPRDMLKLGRLVLNQGTWKGKQIISKQWLNDTLSKHIDSGVSIFRKDKKSLGYGYQWWLGEAVLGERKIPWSLALGNGGQLIFVIPSLDMTIVTTAGGYGDPTSIQKTIDLVENLLTTVK, from the coding sequence TTGAAACAAAAAATTAATATTACTTTAATATCCCTACTCCTTTTTGTTTGGGTTTCCTCTTTAGTGATGGCAAACCCTGTCACTACCGAGGTTTGTCCCACACCCATTCTCAATCATGATTGGGAAATTAGTAATTCCATCGATTCGGAATTTGATAAAAAGAAATTTTGTCAATTGGTAAGAGAGATTGGATCGGAAGAAAGTGAACTTCATTCTTTTGTGATTGAACGCCATGGAAAGCTAGTTACCGAAGTGTATAACACAAGAAAGGACAACCCATTGAACAAACGCTATGGGCTCAGGTTACCTTTTGATGGAGAAACATCTTTTGATGTAAATACCTTACATGATGTTCGATCCGTCAGTAAATCGGTAACCTCTTTACTTTTTGGAATTGCAATTGATAAAAAGATTATAGAAGGTTTGGACTTTTCTGTTTTGTCCTACTATCCAGAATTATCAATTCCAAGTGACGACCCAAGATATGAGATCACGTTGAAACATCTTCTAACAATGAGTAGTGGGCTAGATTGGGAAGAATGGAGGTATGGGTTTCTATTCAGTGATGAAACAAGGTTGGTCTGGAAAAAGGACATCCCCCGTTTTGTTTTAGACAGGGAAGTCATCACAAAACCAGGAAGCAAATTCAAATACAATGGTGGAGGAACCTCTCTACTTTCGGATATACTGATCAAAAAAACAGGAAAATCACTGACTGTTTTGGCAAAGGAATGGTTGTTTGATCCCTTAGAAATCCAAAACTTTGAATGGGTAGAAGATAAAAATGGTAGAGCTCTTGCCCACGCAGGTCTAAGACTAAAACCAAGGGATATGCTCAAACTAGGAAGACTTGTTTTAAATCAAGGAACATGGAAAGGAAAACAGATTATCTCAAAACAGTGGTTAAATGACACTTTATCAAAGCATATTGATTCTGGTGTTAGTATTTTTCGTAAAGATAAAAAATCGCTTGGTTATGGATACCAATGGTGGCTCGGAGAAGCCGTTCTTGGTGAGAGGAAAATTCCTTGGTCTTTGGCCCTTGGGAACGGTGGGCAACTCATCTTTGTGATCCCCTCTTTGGATATGACGATAGTCACAACGGCCGGAGGGTATGGAGATCCAACTTCCATCCAAAAGACAATCGATTTAGTTGAGAATCTCCTAACAACCGTGAAGTGA
- a CDS encoding TetR/AcrR family transcriptional regulator C-terminal domain-containing protein, translating into MLKKKKHKLTFTKLQKKGKLRQNLNKELVLRTAIQFADEFGLEKLSMRNLASTLGVEAMSLYNHVKNKDELLDGIADLVISEITLPKVGGDWKKEMKKRAKSAREILILHPWVTLLIVSRINVGQAMLTYFDATLGCLHFAGFSLQVADHIINTIDSHIYGFILQELNFPIQPEEYAKKAEGFMPQLESSPFPYLTNLTKEVIAGKYNGLHQFEFGLNLILDGLSPQQNKKEESKISVKK; encoded by the coding sequence ATGCTTAAAAAAAAGAAACATAAGTTAACTTTTACTAAACTACAAAAAAAAGGTAAATTACGTCAGAATCTCAACAAAGAATTAGTTTTAAGGACAGCCATCCAATTTGCTGATGAGTTCGGCCTAGAAAAGCTATCTATGCGGAATTTGGCATCAACTTTAGGTGTGGAAGCGATGTCTTTATACAATCATGTTAAAAATAAAGACGAACTACTCGACGGAATCGCAGATCTTGTCATTTCTGAGATCACATTACCAAAAGTTGGTGGAGACTGGAAAAAGGAAATGAAAAAGAGAGCAAAGTCTGCTCGCGAGATTCTAATTTTACACCCATGGGTCACTCTCCTCATTGTTTCGCGAATCAATGTAGGGCAGGCCATGTTAACTTACTTCGATGCTACACTCGGTTGCCTTCACTTCGCAGGATTTTCTTTGCAAGTAGCAGATCATATCATCAATACAATCGACAGCCATATATATGGCTTTATATTACAAGAATTGAATTTCCCAATCCAACCAGAAGAGTATGCAAAAAAGGCAGAAGGATTTATGCCGCAATTAGAATCTAGTCCCTTCCCTTATCTAACCAATCTAACCAAAGAAGTGATCGCTGGAAAATATAATGGACTTCATCAGTTTGAGTTTGGACTTAACTTGATTTTGGATGGTTTGTCTCCACAGCAAAATAAAAAAGAGGAATCGAAAATATCTGTGAAAAAGTAA
- a CDS encoding hemolysin III family protein, with translation MKAKKSKAKTAKKPVRTAKPLNKQSAKSKSKKVTKQTLADSNLPLAMEQNPTVTELIDTIHEYSIGHEIANAVTHGIGGGLSIAGLSILLTMAVLYGDVWHIVSSAIYGATLILLYLASTLYHGIYHSATKRIFKVIDHASIYLLIAGTYTPFTLVSLREHSEWGWTLFLVVWILAFAGVLLLLLFPGKYSGARVVVYILMGWLAIFVVKDIRTAIGIGGISWLVAGGLSYTVGVIFYLWDRLPFNHAIWHLFVLSGSLCHFFAILFYVLPPVPK, from the coding sequence ATGAAAGCGAAAAAGTCAAAAGCCAAAACCGCAAAAAAACCTGTTCGCACTGCAAAACCGCTGAACAAACAAAGTGCTAAGTCCAAATCAAAAAAAGTAACCAAACAAACCTTAGCAGATTCTAACCTTCCGCTCGCTATGGAACAGAATCCAACCGTAACGGAGCTCATCGATACCATTCATGAATATTCTATTGGCCATGAAATTGCCAATGCTGTCACTCATGGGATTGGCGGGGGCCTCAGTATCGCAGGACTTTCCATTCTTTTGACGATGGCAGTTTTGTATGGAGATGTTTGGCATATTGTCAGTTCTGCTATTTATGGGGCGACACTCATTCTTTTGTACCTTGCTTCCACTCTTTATCATGGAATCTATCATTCCGCTACAAAACGTATCTTTAAAGTGATTGATCATGCATCGATCTATTTACTCATTGCGGGAACTTATACTCCATTTACGCTTGTTAGTTTGCGGGAACATTCTGAGTGGGGTTGGACATTATTTCTTGTTGTATGGATCCTCGCATTTGCCGGAGTTCTCTTATTATTATTGTTTCCCGGAAAATACAGTGGAGCTCGAGTAGTTGTTTATATTTTAATGGGATGGCTTGCCATTTTTGTTGTCAAAGACATTCGGACAGCGATTGGAATTGGTGGGATTTCCTGGCTTGTGGCAGGTGGCCTCAGTTACACTGTGGGTGTTATTTTTTATCTTTGGGATCGATTACCATTCAATCATGCGATCTGGCACCTATTTGTGCTTTCTGGAAGTCTTTGTCATTTTTTTGCGATTCTATTTTATGTATTACCACCCGTTCCGAAGTAA
- a CDS encoding alginate export family protein, which yields MDVRKHRIIIGLLSLGIFLSASALPLEAQFITPVKKEVPETPPTPPTPPPAAPAPPEEPAEYVSPLKGNLTGEYLKSLQVTAKQRKTLQENTNLWFADRFRVGFGIRPKADSLYNTDFDKSTPDNRNTVSNQTQFYLIGDLSPNVAFKLTFQDVRLWGGEIVNGSSDQKLAVIPNSGILVDTSKQREVALNNYAGFREAFLDLKTTNQMFRVRTGRQILDYGDGRIIGSRNDSLNGNSFDAIRTTITVQKQSLDFFGAILGSENNANSMVSNNSTRVGGTGNASYYGAHYGIKPWEWLGIEVYNFTLYKQKQKATNTTVNYGSDIYYRGPDQLNTSGFRLTNRTKGNMITSETGIDWMVEAAWQTGFTGERVSPDWLNQTGIYTTDKKTGEPPPHSSPVRYKSNIVAVQLGYTPVKEFRIGVQHVQASGDPNRNDGSVATYNPLFATRRMAGGGLPFAGNGNSGMVFWQNIKDYSINIKYESAKWGTFILNPHWYYKVKLQDGYYDNNSYVAGSKATGETASTEDFYNTEAYNPNRPKLGRHVATEINFIYIVTPFENVSFWFGASSLYAGDAIRNQKNNPYETDPYHRYDLKPNSSYFTFQSVFAI from the coding sequence ATGGACGTTCGCAAACATCGAATCATAATAGGCCTTCTTTCGCTAGGGATTTTCCTATCTGCTTCGGCTTTGCCATTGGAAGCGCAGTTCATCACTCCTGTTAAAAAAGAAGTTCCTGAAACACCACCCACTCCTCCTACGCCACCACCTGCCGCTCCTGCTCCTCCAGAAGAACCAGCAGAATATGTCAGTCCACTTAAAGGAAACCTAACAGGGGAATATTTAAAAAGCCTCCAAGTCACCGCCAAACAAAGAAAAACTCTCCAAGAGAATACCAACCTTTGGTTTGCAGATCGTTTTCGAGTTGGATTTGGAATTCGACCTAAAGCCGATTCACTTTATAATACTGACTTTGATAAATCAACACCTGACAATCGTAATACTGTCAGCAATCAAACACAGTTTTATCTTATCGGTGATTTATCTCCAAACGTTGCTTTCAAATTAACTTTCCAAGATGTTAGGCTTTGGGGTGGGGAAATCGTTAATGGATCATCTGACCAAAAATTAGCAGTAATTCCCAATTCTGGAATTCTTGTGGATACTTCCAAACAAAGAGAGGTTGCACTAAATAATTATGCAGGATTTCGCGAAGCATTTTTGGATTTAAAAACAACCAATCAAATGTTCCGCGTAAGGACAGGTCGACAAATTTTGGACTACGGGGACGGAAGGATTATAGGTTCTAGAAATGATAGTTTGAATGGAAATTCGTTTGATGCTATCCGCACAACGATTACCGTACAAAAACAAAGTTTGGATTTTTTTGGTGCCATTCTAGGATCAGAAAATAACGCAAACAGTATGGTTTCCAACAACTCCACTCGTGTTGGTGGAACAGGGAATGCTTCTTATTATGGTGCCCATTACGGAATCAAACCATGGGAATGGTTAGGAATTGAAGTATATAACTTCACACTTTATAAACAAAAACAAAAAGCCACCAATACAACGGTTAATTATGGTTCAGATATTTATTACCGAGGCCCAGACCAACTCAATACCTCGGGATTTCGCCTAACAAACCGTACAAAAGGGAACATGATTACCAGCGAGACAGGGATTGACTGGATGGTTGAAGCAGCTTGGCAAACCGGATTTACTGGAGAACGAGTCTCTCCCGATTGGTTGAATCAAACAGGTATCTATACAACAGATAAAAAAACAGGAGAACCTCCTCCGCACTCTTCCCCTGTACGTTATAAGTCAAATATTGTTGCAGTCCAATTAGGATACACTCCAGTGAAAGAGTTTCGCATTGGAGTTCAACATGTCCAGGCTTCTGGAGATCCAAATCGGAATGACGGAAGTGTAGCTACTTATAATCCTCTTTTTGCCACAAGACGGATGGCAGGAGGAGGATTACCTTTTGCAGGGAACGGAAACTCTGGAATGGTTTTTTGGCAAAATATAAAGGATTATTCGATCAATATCAAATACGAATCTGCCAAATGGGGAACTTTTATTTTAAACCCTCACTGGTATTATAAAGTTAAACTACAAGATGGTTACTACGATAACAACAGTTATGTAGCTGGTAGTAAAGCAACAGGAGAAACGGCTTCCACAGAAGACTTTTACAACACGGAAGCCTACAATCCCAACCGACCAAAACTCGGAAGGCACGTAGCGACAGAAATCAATTTCATTTACATTGTCACGCCGTTTGAAAATGTTTCATTCTGGTTTGGAGCTAGCTCTCTTTATGCAGGAGATGCCATCAGGAACCAAAAAAACAATCCCTATGAGACAGATCCGTATCATAGATATGACTTAAAACCAAACTCTAGTTATTTCACATTTCAAAGTGTGTTCGCAATTTAA
- a CDS encoding NAD(P)-dependent alcohol dehydrogenase: MKVITCRKYGSPDVLRLEEWETPSPKKDEIRIKNHNTTVNSGDWRIRKPDPKLVRLFFGFTKPRTTILGLSVSGVVEAVGENVTKFKVGDKVFGSTGMQMGAYAEYVCVKESSVVTILPKEISFSEGAGLSFGSLTALDFIQKCKIQKDQTIIIYGASSSVGTSAIQLAKHFGAIVTAVCSKKNFELVKSIGADSVMDYEEFHRESHKKTYDVVFECVGKSSISSNLQHLSKGGVLVLVGASFGDMFRAAWISLTKRIKIKFGPIAETLENLKFLTELAKDGHLKVVIDKTYLLEEIVEAHTYVEAGHKRGNVVINITN, encoded by the coding sequence TTGAAAGTGATAACTTGCAGAAAATATGGATCCCCAGATGTTCTCCGATTAGAAGAATGGGAAACCCCTTCCCCCAAAAAAGATGAAATCAGAATCAAAAATCATAATACAACTGTTAATTCTGGCGATTGGCGTATTCGTAAACCCGACCCAAAGTTAGTCCGATTATTTTTTGGCTTCACCAAACCAAGAACGACAATTCTGGGATTATCAGTTTCTGGAGTGGTGGAAGCCGTGGGAGAAAACGTTACTAAGTTTAAAGTGGGAGACAAAGTTTTTGGATCTACTGGAATGCAAATGGGTGCTTATGCAGAATACGTATGTGTAAAAGAATCCTCAGTCGTTACAATTCTTCCAAAAGAAATATCATTTTCGGAAGGGGCTGGTCTATCTTTTGGAAGTTTGACAGCACTCGACTTTATTCAAAAATGTAAAATACAAAAGGACCAAACAATTATTATTTATGGTGCTTCTAGCTCGGTTGGTACTTCCGCAATCCAATTAGCAAAACATTTTGGAGCTATTGTAACAGCCGTTTGTAGCAAGAAAAATTTCGAATTAGTCAAATCAATTGGTGCGGATTCTGTTATGGATTATGAGGAGTTTCACAGAGAATCGCATAAAAAAACTTACGATGTGGTATTTGAATGTGTGGGAAAATCTTCCATTTCATCCAACCTTCAACATCTATCAAAAGGTGGAGTTTTGGTATTAGTAGGGGCTTCATTTGGAGATATGTTTAGAGCTGCTTGGATTTCACTAACAAAGAGAATTAAAATCAAATTTGGACCAATTGCGGAAACTTTGGAAAATTTGAAGTTTTTAACAGAGCTTGCCAAAGATGGCCATTTGAAAGTGGTGATTGACAAAACATATCTTTTAGAAGAAATAGTTGAGGCACATACATATGTGGAAGCGGGTCACAAACGTGGCAATGTAGTAATAAACATTACCAACTAA